The following are encoded in a window of Novosphingobium sp. THN1 genomic DNA:
- a CDS encoding beta-glucosidase — protein MSKVWRLLVAASTMVAAGATESQAQQASAVDMKAADARAAATVGQMTADEKVVLTHGIMPLPLGGPTPPIPADAIAGAGYIPGIERLGVPALKETDASLGVSYVMGIRKDGATALPSGVAQAASWNPDLMYRGGAMIGSEARAKGFNVLLAGGVNLMRDPRNGRTFEYLAEDPLLSGMLVGAAIRGIQSNNIISTIKHFALNGQETGRKYVDVKISEGAARESDLLAFQIGIEQGQPGSVMCAYNRVWGEQACANDWLLNKVLKVSWGYKGFVMSDWGAVPNIEAALKGLDQQSGEQLDPGVFFGDKLKDKAAADPVWKARLDDMNRRVLTAIYASGLDKNPAKPGGKIDFAANGIVAEEVARQGIVLLKNNGALPLAKSAKSIAIIGGYADGGVLSGAGSSQVHGEGGPAVTRPIGGKGVWAGFIAQQYHRSSPMDAIQALAKDAKVTFRDGRYIADAVEKAKQSEVAIIFATQWTTEGLDVPDLSLPDGQDELIAAVAAANPNTIVVLETGGPVKMPWLDKVAGVIEAWYPGARGGPAIASVLFGDTNPSGRLPLTFPASEAQLPRPRLDGSDWVEPDFSGNPSSGSDKLVSDYDIEGSDVGYRWFARKGAKPLFAFGHGLSYTTFESTGLKLKGMTASFTVKNTGKREGAEVAQLYLVDRAGQAKRRLAGFQRVNLAAAASQNVSLTIDPRILADWKDGGWTMPAGEYTFALGKDAETLGTPVKVKLPAKTWKD, from the coding sequence ATGTCAAAGGTGTGGCGCCTCTTGGTGGCGGCGAGCACGATGGTGGCTGCTGGCGCGACGGAATCCCAAGCCCAACAAGCTTCTGCAGTCGACATGAAGGCGGCCGATGCGCGTGCAGCGGCGACGGTCGGTCAGATGACGGCGGACGAGAAGGTGGTGCTGACCCATGGCATCATGCCGCTGCCGCTGGGCGGGCCGACTCCGCCGATCCCGGCCGATGCGATTGCAGGGGCCGGCTACATTCCGGGGATCGAGCGCCTGGGCGTGCCCGCGCTCAAGGAAACCGACGCGAGCCTTGGCGTGTCCTACGTGATGGGCATCCGCAAGGACGGGGCGACGGCGCTGCCTTCGGGCGTGGCGCAGGCCGCATCGTGGAACCCTGACCTGATGTATCGCGGGGGTGCGATGATCGGATCGGAAGCGCGGGCCAAGGGCTTCAACGTGTTGCTGGCCGGCGGCGTCAACCTGATGCGCGATCCGCGCAATGGCCGCACCTTCGAATACCTTGCCGAAGACCCGCTGCTTTCGGGCATGCTGGTGGGTGCAGCGATCCGCGGCATCCAGTCGAACAACATCATCTCCACGATCAAGCACTTCGCGCTGAACGGGCAGGAGACCGGGCGCAAGTATGTCGACGTCAAGATCAGCGAGGGCGCCGCGCGCGAGAGCGACCTGCTCGCCTTCCAGATCGGCATCGAGCAGGGCCAGCCCGGCTCGGTGATGTGCGCCTACAACCGCGTGTGGGGCGAACAGGCCTGCGCCAACGACTGGCTGCTCAACAAGGTGCTGAAAGTGTCGTGGGGCTACAAGGGCTTCGTGATGTCGGACTGGGGCGCGGTGCCGAACATCGAGGCGGCGCTGAAGGGGCTCGACCAGCAGTCGGGCGAGCAGCTCGATCCCGGCGTATTCTTCGGCGACAAGCTCAAGGACAAGGCGGCGGCTGACCCTGTGTGGAAGGCGCGTCTGGATGACATGAACCGCCGCGTGCTGACGGCGATCTATGCCTCGGGCCTCGACAAGAACCCGGCCAAGCCCGGCGGCAAGATCGATTTTGCCGCCAATGGCATAGTGGCCGAGGAAGTCGCGCGGCAAGGCATTGTCCTGCTCAAGAACAACGGCGCGCTGCCGCTGGCCAAGAGCGCCAAGTCCATCGCCATCATCGGTGGCTATGCCGATGGCGGCGTGCTCTCGGGCGCGGGATCCAGCCAGGTGCATGGCGAGGGCGGCCCAGCCGTGACCCGTCCGATCGGCGGCAAGGGCGTGTGGGCCGGCTTCATCGCCCAGCAGTACCACCGCTCCAGCCCGATGGACGCGATCCAGGCGCTGGCCAAGGACGCCAAGGTCACCTTCCGTGACGGGCGCTACATTGCCGACGCGGTGGAGAAGGCAAAGCAATCCGAAGTCGCCATCATCTTTGCAACGCAGTGGACCACCGAAGGCCTCGACGTGCCCGACCTGTCGCTGCCCGATGGCCAGGACGAGCTGATTGCGGCTGTTGCTGCCGCCAATCCCAACACCATCGTCGTGCTGGAAACTGGCGGCCCTGTGAAGATGCCGTGGCTGGACAAGGTCGCAGGCGTCATCGAGGCCTGGTATCCGGGTGCACGCGGCGGTCCCGCGATTGCCTCGGTGCTGTTCGGCGACACCAATCCCTCGGGCCGCCTGCCGCTGACCTTCCCGGCCAGCGAAGCGCAATTGCCGCGCCCCAGGCTCGATGGCAGCGATTGGGTCGAGCCGGACTTCTCGGGCAATCCCTCATCGGGCAGCGACAAGCTGGTGTCCGATTATGACATCGAGGGCTCGGACGTGGGCTATCGCTGGTTTGCGCGAAAGGGCGCCAAGCCGCTGTTCGCGTTCGGCCACGGCCTGTCGTACACGACGTTCGAAAGCACAGGCCTCAAGCTGAAGGGCATGACTGCCAGCTTCACCGTGAAGAACACCGGCAAGCGCGAGGGCGCTGAAGTTGCGCAGCTTTACCTCGTCGACCGCGCAGGACAGGCCAAGCGCCGCCTCGCCGGGTTCCAGCGCGTGAACCTTGCCGCAGCCGCTTCGCAAAACGTCAGCCTGACCATCGACCCGCGCATCCTTGCTGACTGGAAGGACGGCGGCTGGACAATGCCGGCAGGTGAATACACCTTCGCCCTTGGCAAGGATGCCGAAACGCTGGGCACGCCGGTCAAGGTAAAGCTGCCAGCCAAGACCTGGAAGGATTGA
- a CDS encoding carboxylesterase/lipase family protein has protein sequence MRVIATLALGAGMMALSSGVGHAAKPSSTVTKEVVVETASGPVRGTEAANGVSAFLGIPYAAPPVGDNRWREPQPPTSWTSVRDATRYGADCLQAPFPPDAAPIRTTPAEDCLFVNVWKPASAKPGAKLPVMVWVHGGGFVNGGSSPAVYSGENFARDGVVLISLNYRLGRFGFFAHPALAAERYGGNFGYLDQIAALRWVKANADRFGGDPANVTVFGESAGGMSMHMLLQAPEARGLFQKVIIESGAGRERSLPTPTIAGAAKAGEAFAAGLDAAALRALPAEKVTGDLSMMTMSQPSYSGPMVDARTIFGSPVEAIAAGLYARVPIMVGANSADGLPFGTDKAKIFASYGEREAEARKLYDPTGDGAPLQVAVMTSADRTFIEPARAVARALAKRGQAAFLYRFAYAHPDFRKAMGGAPHASELPYVFDTVAARTQWKMVPGEQAVATATHKLWIDFATHGTPGPAWPAATADDTKVMLIAEGGAKHVEDPYRARLDFVESTAEAK, from the coding sequence ATGCGTGTCATTGCAACGCTGGCGTTGGGTGCAGGAATGATGGCCCTGTCTTCAGGTGTCGGCCATGCTGCCAAGCCGTCTTCGACTGTGACCAAGGAGGTCGTCGTTGAAACCGCGTCAGGGCCAGTTCGCGGCACTGAGGCTGCAAACGGCGTCTCGGCCTTCCTTGGCATCCCTTATGCTGCACCTCCCGTAGGGGATAACCGCTGGCGCGAGCCGCAGCCGCCGACGTCTTGGACCTCGGTGCGCGATGCCACCAGATACGGGGCAGATTGCCTCCAGGCGCCATTCCCGCCCGATGCGGCACCGATTCGAACCACGCCTGCGGAAGACTGCCTTTTCGTCAACGTCTGGAAACCCGCATCGGCGAAGCCGGGGGCCAAATTGCCAGTGATGGTCTGGGTCCACGGTGGCGGGTTCGTCAACGGCGGCTCCTCGCCTGCGGTTTATTCCGGCGAGAACTTCGCGCGCGACGGCGTGGTGCTGATCAGCCTGAACTATCGCCTTGGTCGCTTCGGCTTTTTTGCGCACCCGGCCTTGGCGGCTGAAAGGTACGGCGGCAACTTCGGCTATCTCGACCAGATCGCGGCGCTCCGCTGGGTGAAGGCCAATGCCGATAGATTTGGCGGCGATCCGGCGAACGTCACCGTTTTCGGAGAAAGCGCAGGCGGCATGTCGATGCATATGCTGCTGCAGGCTCCCGAGGCGCGTGGGTTGTTCCAGAAGGTCATCATAGAGAGCGGTGCCGGGCGCGAACGCTCCTTGCCGACGCCAACCATTGCAGGTGCAGCCAAGGCCGGTGAGGCTTTTGCCGCCGGTCTCGACGCTGCAGCGCTGCGGGCCTTGCCGGCGGAGAAGGTCACAGGTGATCTTTCAATGATGACCATGTCGCAGCCCTCCTATTCCGGACCGATGGTCGATGCCCGGACCATTTTCGGCAGTCCTGTCGAGGCAATCGCCGCCGGACTCTATGCCAGGGTTCCGATCATGGTCGGCGCAAACTCAGCAGACGGGCTTCCCTTCGGTACCGATAAGGCCAAGATATTTGCCAGCTACGGCGAACGGGAGGCAGAGGCGCGAAAGCTCTATGATCCGACTGGCGACGGCGCACCTTTGCAGGTCGCGGTCATGACCAGCGCTGATCGCACGTTCATCGAACCGGCACGTGCCGTGGCAAGGGCCCTGGCAAAGCGGGGGCAGGCGGCATTCCTGTATCGGTTCGCCTATGCGCATCCGGATTTCCGCAAGGCCATGGGTGGTGCGCCGCACGCCAGCGAACTGCCCTATGTTTTCGACACTGTCGCGGCCCGCACGCAATGGAAGATGGTCCCGGGCGAGCAAGCGGTCGCGACCGCCACGCACAAGCTGTGGATCGATTTCGCAACCCACGGAACGCCGGGACCGGCGTGGCCGGCCGCTACCGCTGACGACACCAAGGTCATGCTTATCGCCGAAGGGGGTGCGAAGCATGTTGAAGACCCCTATCGTGCCCGGCTTGATTTCGTGGAAAGCACTGCCGAGGCAAAGTGA
- a CDS encoding Rrf2 family transcriptional regulator, translating into MLSQKTRYTIRALQHLSDTFGQGPVRLDAIAEAQNIPRKFLTVILSEMAREGIVISHRGRDGGYELALPPVDIRYGDIIRLTRGSLALVPCAARNAHETCTNCLPEAECRLRGLMLQLRDETAAILDRMTLADPIAVEPPFTEA; encoded by the coding sequence ATGCTCTCGCAAAAGACGCGATATACTATCCGGGCGCTTCAGCATCTCTCCGACACGTTCGGACAGGGGCCCGTGCGTCTCGATGCCATCGCCGAGGCGCAGAACATCCCGCGCAAATTCCTCACCGTCATCCTCTCCGAAATGGCGCGGGAAGGGATCGTCATCTCTCACCGGGGGAGGGACGGTGGATACGAACTGGCGCTTCCGCCGGTCGATATCCGCTATGGTGACATCATCCGGCTGACACGCGGCAGCCTTGCGCTGGTGCCTTGCGCGGCGCGGAACGCTCACGAAACCTGCACCAATTGCCTGCCCGAGGCCGAGTGCCGGTTGCGCGGTTTGATGCTGCAATTGCGCGATGAAACGGCAGCTATTCTCGATCGCATGACGCTGGCCGATCCGATTGCGGTCGAGCCTCCTTTCACCGAGGCGTAA
- a CDS encoding DUF481 domain-containing protein yields MADLIDATLASGNRADAEAVIRAAKLAFPSAAEAIDERVATRKSSSFALVAAPASRQGEPKKSEAAATPAKEPKIAGEGEAGAFANTGNAPGIGLVGGFKLLAEGANWRIATTARADYQETADVVTREQYRFSAEPNYKFDSRGYLYGLGQFEQDRFQGFASRYSISGGLGYSLLKADDAKLSIKAGPAWRVTNPVEGERESVVAGLASLEAKIKLTPSLEYSQDANAYFDAHGSTFYTLAALDSRLIGKLKARLSYMVQHETAPELGRLGTDTTSRLTLVYGF; encoded by the coding sequence GTGGCGGATCTGATTGACGCAACACTGGCGTCAGGCAATCGCGCCGATGCGGAAGCCGTCATTCGTGCTGCCAAGCTTGCATTCCCGAGTGCCGCAGAAGCGATTGACGAGAGAGTGGCCACGCGCAAATCGTCCAGCTTTGCGCTGGTTGCGGCACCAGCCAGCAGGCAAGGCGAACCCAAAAAGTCAGAGGCCGCGGCGACACCCGCAAAAGAACCGAAAATTGCCGGCGAAGGGGAAGCCGGCGCATTTGCCAACACCGGCAATGCTCCGGGCATCGGACTGGTTGGCGGCTTCAAGCTGCTGGCCGAGGGCGCCAACTGGCGCATCGCCACCACTGCCCGAGCAGACTACCAGGAAACGGCGGACGTGGTCACCCGCGAACAATATCGCTTCTCGGCAGAGCCAAACTACAAGTTCGACAGCCGAGGCTATCTCTACGGCCTCGGCCAATTCGAGCAGGACCGCTTTCAAGGCTTTGCCTCGCGCTACAGCATTTCGGGCGGGCTGGGCTACAGTCTGCTGAAAGCCGATGATGCCAAGCTGAGCATCAAGGCGGGACCGGCGTGGCGCGTTACAAACCCGGTGGAAGGCGAGCGTGAATCCGTCGTGGCGGGGCTGGCATCGCTGGAAGCGAAGATCAAGCTGACGCCGAGCCTCGAATACAGCCAGGATGCCAATGCCTATTTCGATGCGCATGGCAGCACGTTTTATACCTTGGCGGCTCTCGACTCACGGCTGATCGGCAAGCTCAAGGCCCGGCTATCGTACATGGTGCAGCACGAAACCGCACCGGAACTCGGCCGGCTTGGCACGGATACGACGAGTCGGCTGACGCTGGTCTACGGGTTCTGA
- a CDS encoding glycosyltransferase family 1 protein codes for MRIAICTDAWHPQVNGVVRTLAATVDRLIARGHEVELVTPSQFLTMPLPGYSEIRLAMLPRFGTRRTLADFAPDVVHIATEGPIGWSARGWCKANNVPFTSAFHTRFPEYAAVRTGLKPERFWPVMRRFHGASRAVLVSTPTLAAELAGHGVTQTRLWTRGIDRDRFRPNLEPLPELADLPRPIMLNVGRVAIEKNLTAFLDADVAGTKVIVGDGPALAKLKAQYPAAVFLGARHGEQLARAYASADVFVFPSRTDTFGLVMIEALACGLPVAAYPVPGPLDIIGRDGHGPSSDLPMQIGALDEDLGLAIRKALRCDRIGAAVQGARYNWDRATDQFLEAVGDAIREPSAYAFA; via the coding sequence ATGAGGATCGCGATCTGCACCGATGCCTGGCATCCGCAGGTGAACGGCGTCGTCAGGACTCTGGCGGCAACGGTCGATCGCCTCATCGCCCGAGGTCACGAAGTCGAACTAGTAACGCCAAGCCAGTTCCTGACGATGCCGCTGCCGGGCTACAGCGAGATCCGCCTTGCCATGCTTCCCCGGTTCGGCACGCGACGCACCTTGGCAGACTTCGCTCCCGACGTGGTGCATATCGCCACGGAAGGTCCGATCGGATGGAGCGCAAGGGGCTGGTGCAAGGCCAACAACGTGCCGTTCACCAGCGCCTTCCACACCCGCTTTCCCGAATATGCAGCTGTCCGCACCGGCTTGAAACCCGAACGCTTCTGGCCGGTCATGCGGCGCTTTCACGGTGCCAGCCGCGCGGTGCTGGTATCAACGCCAACTTTGGCGGCAGAGCTGGCCGGCCACGGCGTGACCCAGACCCGGCTCTGGACGCGCGGCATAGATCGGGATCGTTTCCGTCCCAATCTTGAACCTCTGCCCGAACTGGCGGATCTGCCCCGCCCGATCATGCTGAATGTCGGTCGCGTCGCGATCGAGAAGAACCTGACGGCATTTCTCGATGCGGATGTAGCAGGCACGAAAGTGATCGTCGGAGACGGCCCAGCGCTGGCAAAACTGAAGGCACAGTATCCTGCGGCGGTCTTTCTCGGCGCGCGCCATGGCGAGCAACTGGCGAGGGCCTATGCTTCGGCCGATGTCTTCGTGTTTCCGAGCAGGACCGATACCTTCGGCCTTGTCATGATCGAAGCTCTTGCCTGCGGATTGCCGGTCGCAGCCTATCCCGTGCCGGGGCCGCTTGATATCATCGGGCGTGATGGCCACGGCCCGTCCAGCGACCTGCCAATGCAGATCGGCGCTCTGGACGAAGACCTTGGCCTGGCGATCCGGAAGGCCTTGCGCTGTGATCGGATCGGCGCGGCCGTCCAAGGTGCACGATACAACTGGGACCGCGCGACCGATCAGTTCCTCGAGGCCGTGGGCGATGCCATACGCGAGCCCAGCGCATATGCGTTCGCCTGA
- a CDS encoding UDP-2,3-diacylglucosamine diphosphatase gives MASHAKLDGKTPFKSAADLISSAPAWLDLPEPRGFRPKRRLRTVWISDVHLGTRGCNAPMLLDFLASIECETLYLVGDIVDGWRLSKGWYWPDAHNEVIRRILKMAHRGTRVILIAGNHDEMLRPYAGMSFGGVELALETIHETADGRRLLVTHGDGFDGVVLYARWLAFLGDKAYSLLLRANVLFNIARRHLKMPYWSLSAYLKKKVKNAVQFVCDFEEAVAHAARDMGVDGVVCGHIHCAEIRQIGDVTYYNDGDWVESCTALSEEFDGSMSIIDWAEDTRRAAAVKAALKPIPQLEEEPA, from the coding sequence ATGGCATCGCATGCGAAACTCGACGGCAAGACGCCGTTCAAATCCGCCGCAGATCTGATTTCGTCTGCTCCCGCCTGGCTGGATCTGCCCGAACCACGCGGCTTCAGGCCCAAGCGCCGCCTGCGCACGGTGTGGATTTCCGACGTTCACCTCGGCACGCGAGGGTGCAACGCTCCGATGCTGCTGGATTTCCTTGCATCCATCGAATGCGAGACGCTCTACCTTGTCGGCGACATTGTCGACGGCTGGCGGCTGAGCAAGGGCTGGTACTGGCCCGATGCCCACAATGAAGTGATCCGGCGCATCCTCAAGATGGCGCACCGCGGCACGCGCGTGATCCTGATAGCTGGCAATCACGACGAGATGCTGCGCCCCTATGCCGGCATGAGCTTTGGCGGGGTGGAACTGGCTCTCGAGACAATTCACGAGACCGCCGACGGACGTCGCCTGCTGGTCACCCATGGGGACGGGTTCGACGGCGTGGTGCTCTATGCACGCTGGCTGGCGTTCCTTGGCGACAAGGCCTATTCGTTGCTGCTGCGCGCCAACGTGCTGTTCAACATTGCGCGCCGGCACCTCAAGATGCCGTACTGGTCGCTATCGGCATACCTCAAGAAGAAGGTCAAGAACGCGGTCCAGTTTGTCTGCGACTTCGAAGAAGCAGTGGCGCATGCGGCGCGGGACATGGGCGTCGATGGCGTCGTTTGCGGGCACATCCACTGCGCCGAGATCCGCCAGATCGGCGACGTGACCTACTACAACGATGGTGACTGGGTGGAGAGTTGCACGGCTCTCTCCGAAGAGTTCGACGGCAGCATGTCGATCATCGACTGGGCCGAGGACACGCGCCGCGCAGCTGCAGTCAAGGCCGCATTGAAGCCCATTCCGCAGCTTGAGGAGGAACCGGCATGA